The Pseudomonas aeruginosa genome includes the window TGGACTTCGACTGCCAGGTGGGCCTGGCCTGGTTCCTCAGCCCGTGCGGCTCCGCGCCGCTGGAAGGGGGCATCCGTCACTATGAGTACGCCAGCGCCACCCCAGGATTCAGCGCCCACCTGGTTCTGCTGCCGGAACAGCGCCTCGCCGCCATTGTCATGAGCAACGCCGATGACCGCGGTTCGCTCACCGCCTCCCTGGCCCGGCAAGCGGCGTCGCTCATGCTGCAGGTCAGGCAGGGCGCTCGTCGCCCCGCCGTACAGCCCACCCCCGCGCGCGCCCCCGCACTGAAGGTGCCGAGCCCGGAGGACCGGCGACAGCTATACGGTCGTTACGCAACCCGCCAAGGCCAGGTTCGCCTGTACGAGCGCAGGGGTCGCCTGTACGCGGATTTCGGCGAACAACGCGTGGAATTGTTGCGCGACACCTCGGGCTGGCTGCAGATGAGAAAAAGACTGCTGGGGTTCTGGCCTGTCGGCGTGGACAGCGCCGGACAGTTGCAACTGGACGTGGTCAGCTACGGCCAACGCCGAATCCTGGTGTCCCGCCGCCACGACCAGACCGCCTACCTCGGCGAGCGCATCGAGCCGACATCCCTGCCCCAGGCCTGGACCGAAGCCGTCGGCACCTACCGCGTCGCCAGCACGGGCCGGCACAGCTACCTGAACGGCCTGAGCATCAGGATCGAAGACGGCTTCCTGCTGGTGCGCGGGCAAGCCGGAGGAACCCGCTCCGGCGAGTTCATCCTGCAACCCATCGACAGCGCACACGCCGTCCTGGCCGGCAGCGGCCAGGGCCTGGGAGACACCTTCAGTCGCGACTTCGACGGTCTGAACGCGCTCGGCTACCGCTTCGCCCAGCAAGGCACCAAGGCACGTCCCTGGCTGCAACGGAAGGAGTCCCCATGAGAAGCCCCTCCCTGTGCCTCGCCGGCACGCTCGCCAGCCTCTGCTCCGCCGCTGTCGCCGAAGAGTGGCATGACAGCATCGGCCCGAGCGCCCTGGTGGAATACCGTTTCTGAAACGCACCGAGAGAGAATACGAACATGTTCACCGCCTTCGCCTTCCGCGGCCGCCAACCTTATACCGTTCGCCGGAACACAGCCCAGGGCGCGACCTTGCGCCCGAAACTGGCGAACCGGCCGGATGCGCCGGTTTCAGCCGGGAAGTCCTGAACTGCGGAGCGTCTACGGCCTCATTGGCAACGGATCACGCCGCTGGCGATTTCGTCGTCGATGGAGCGCAGCGCATCGGCATCCTGGTGCATCTGCTCGATCACCTCGAGCAGGCGCTGCGCCAGCTTCGGATCGTTCGCCCGCTCGACGGCGCGCATGACCTCGACCGCAGCCGATTCATGATTGTTCGCCATCTGCTTGAGAGCCTTGCGCAAGCGCTGCTCGGTCCATTTCATCGACATGTCGCTTCACCCAGACTGCATATACGGACCCGCCAGGAACGACAGGCTCGCTTAAGAGCGCCGGACCCGGAACAAGTTCAACCTGCCGTCGCGCCCATGAGGGCGGATTGGGTACCGGAAAGGCAAGCGGAGAAGAGATCGTGAAGCGCAAACGAAAACGCCAGGCACAAGGCCTGGCGCTTCTAAATATGGGGTGGACGATGGGAATCGAACCCACGACACCAGGAGCCACAATCCTGTGCTCTACCAACTGAGCTACGCCCACCATATCGTGAATCGTGCCGGACGTTCCGGCTTCAACCGCAGCGGCCGGACAAGCCGAGCCTGAAGGTGGTGCGGACGGAGAGACTCGAACTCTCACGCCTTGCGGCGCTGGAACCTAAATCCAGTGTGTCTACCAATTCCACCACGTCCGCGGGACACTGCTTGGAAATGAAAACGCCAGGCCCCGGGCCTGGCGCTTCGGAATATGGGGTGGACGATGGGAATCGAACCCACGACACCAGGAGCCACAATCCTGTGCTCTACCAACTGAGCTACGCCCACCATATTACGACTTGCGGTAAAACATCGCCTGCTTCTTGCCGATTCGCCGAATGGCGCACCCGGCAGGACTCGAACCTGCGACCATCCGCTTAGAAGGCGGATGCTCTATCCAGCTGAGCTACGGGCGCTTTATTCATCTGCATTCAATGCTGAGCGCAAACTTTAAGCTCTGGCAATCACAAAGTCAGCAACCGACTTGCTTTACCTCTTACCCTGCGTCCGGCTGTGCTCGGCAAGCGGGGCGCATGTTATACAGGGGGCGAAAGGCCGTCAACGGGTTTTTTAAAAAAATTCAGCTATATAAAGGAGTTACGGCAAATCCGCGGGTCGCCTCCTTTGCCCCGGGCGGCGTCCATGCGAAAATGCGCGTCCTTTTTCCACCCGATTCGATGGTTACCCTTCCGACATGACCGCACAACTGATCGACGGCAAAGCGATCGCCGCCAACCTTCGCCAGCAGATAGCCCAACGCGTGACCGAGCGCCGCCAGCAAGGCCTGCGCGTTCCCGGCCTGGCGGTGATCCTGGTCGGCACCGATCCGGCCTCTCAGGTCTATGTGGCGCACAAGCGCAAGGACTGCGAGGAAGTCGGCTTTCTCTCCCAGGCCTACGATCTTCCCGCCGAAACCAGCCAGGACGACCTGCTGGCCCTGATCGACCGCCTGAACGACGATCCCGCCATCGACGGCATCCTGGTCCAGCTACCCCTGCCCGCCCACCTGGACGCCTCCCTGCTGCTGGAGCGCATCCACCCGGACAAGGACGTGGACGGTTTCCATCCCTACAACATCGGCCGCCTGGCCCAGCGCATGCCCCTCCTGCGCCCCTGCACCCCGAAAGGCATCATGACCCTGCTCGCCAGCACCGGCGCCGACCTGTACGGCATGGATGCGGTCGTGGTCGGCGCCTCGAACATCGTCGGCCGCCCCATGGCTCTGGAGTTGCTGCTGGGTGGCTGCACCGTCACCGTGACCCACCGCTTCACCCGCGACCTGGCCGACCATGTGTCGCGTGCCGACCTGGTGGTGGTCGCTGCCGGCAAGCCGGGACTGGTCAAGGGCGAGTGGATCAAGGAAGGCGCCATCGTCATCGACGTCGGCATCAACCGCCAGGCCGACGGCCGACTGGTCGGCGACGTGGAATACGAAGTGGCAGCGCAACGCGCCAGCTGGATCACCCCGGTGCCGGGCGGCGTCGGGCCGATGACCCGCGCCTGCCTGCTGGAAAATACCCTGCACGCCGCCGAACACCTGCACGACTGAGGTCGCCGGTAATGAAAAGCCCCGCGTTCGCGGGGCTTTTCATTTATCGCTGCGGGTTCAGTCGGCCAGGCGCCAGGTAGTGCCGCCCTTGCCATCCTCCAGCACGACGCCCATGGCGGTGAGCCGATCGCGAATCCGGTCGGACTCCGCCCAGTTCTTCGCCGCCCGCGCCTCCAGGCGCGCCTGGATCAGCGCCTCGACCTCGGCCGCATCGACCTTGCCCTCGGCGCCCGCCTGCAGGAAGGCTTCCGGCTCCAGTTGCAGCACCCCCAGCAGGCCAGCCAACTGCTTCAGGCGCGCGGCCAGCGCGGCCGCCGCCGACAGGTCGCTTTCGCGCAGACGATTGACCTCCCGCGCCAGCTCGAACAGCACCGAGCAGGCACCCGCGGTATTGAAGTCGTCGTCCATCGCCGCGGCGAAGCGCTCGACATACTCCGCCGCTTCCGCCGGCGCCGCCTCGGGCAGCCCCTTGAGCGCGTTGTAGAAACGGTCCAGGGCCGCCTTGGCCTCGCGCAGGTTCTCCTCCGAGTAGTTGATCGGACTGCGGTAATGGCTGGCGATCAGCAGGTAACGCACCACTTCGGGGTGATATTTCTCCAGCACTTCGCGGATGGTGAAGAAATTGCCCAGCGACTTGGACATCTTCTCGCCGTTGATGGTGATCATCCCGCAGTGCAGCCAGGACTTGGCGTAGGGCTTGCCGGTCGCGGCCTCGCTCTGGGCGATCTCGTTCTCGTGGTGAGGGAACTCCAGGTCGTTGCCACCGCCATGGATGTCGAAGGAATCGCCCAGGCAGCAGGTGGACATCACCGAGCATTCGATGTGCCAGCCCGGGCGCCCCTCGCCCCAGGGCGACGACCAGCTCGGCTCGCCCGGCTTGGCGCCCTTCCAGAGCACGAAATCGAGCGGATCCTCCTTCGCTTCGCCCGGCTCGATCCGCGCACCGATGCGCAGGTCCTCGACCCGCCGCCGCGACAACTTGCCGTAGCCAGCGAACTTGCCGACCCGGTAGTACACGTCACCGTTGCCCGGCGCGTAGGCATAGCCCTTGTCGATCAGGGTCTGGATCATCGCGTGCATGCCGGCGATGTGATCGGTGGCGCGCGGCTCCTGGTCCGGCTTGAGGATGTTCAGCCGGGCCTCGTCCTCGTGCATCGCCGCGATCATGCGCTCGGTCAGCACATCGAACGGCTCGCCGTTCTCGTTGGCGCGATTGATGATCTTGTCATCGATATCGGTGATGTTGCGCACGTACGTCAGGTCGTAGCCACGGTGGCGCAACCAGCGGGTGATCACGTCGAACGCCACCATGCTGCGGCCGTGGCCCAGATGGCAGTAGTCGTACACGGTCATGCCACACACGTACATGCGCACCTGGTTGCCGACCAGCGGCGTGAAGACTTCTTTGGTCTTGCTCAGCGTGTTGTAGATCTGCAGCACGGTCTTTCCTCAGCCCTGTCCCCAGGAGTCACGCAGGGTGACGGTACGGTTGAACACCGGCTTGCCCGGCCTGGAGTCCTTCAGGTCGGCGACGAAATAGCCTTCGCGCTCGAACTGGAAGCGATCCTCCGGGTTCGCCTGGCCCAGCGACGGCTCGGCGCGACAGCCGGTCAGTACCTGCAGGGAGTCGGCGTTGATGTTGTCGAGGAAGCTGCCGCCCTCTTCCGCCTTCTCCGGATTGGCCGAGCGGAACAGCCGATCGTACAGGCGCACTTCGCACTCGACGCTGCCCTCGGCCGGCACCCAGTGGATCACGCCCTTGACCTTGCGGCCTTCCGGGTTCTTGCCCAGGGTGTCCGGATCGTAGCTGCAGCGCAGTTCGACGATATTGCCGTCGGCATCCTTGATCGCTTCGTCGGCACGGATCACGTAGCTGCCGCGCAGACGCACCTCGCCACCGGGGATCAGGCGCTTGTAGCCGGCCGGCGGGACTTCCTCGAAGTCACCGGCATCGATGAACAGCTCGCGACCGAACGGCAGTACGCGCACTCCCATGTCTTCCTTCGGATGACGCGGCAACTCGAGGTTCTCCACCTGCCCTTCGGGGTAGTTGGTGATCACCACCTTGAGCGGTTTCAGCACGCACATGGCACGCGGCGCGGTGGCGTCCAGGTGGTCGCGGATGCTGAACTCGAGCATGCCGATGTCGACCACGCCGCTGGCACGGTTCACCCCGATCATCTCGCAGAAGTTGCGGATCGACTCCGGGGTGTAGCCGCGGCGGCGATAGCCGGACAGGGTCGACATGCGCGGATCGTCCCAGCCGCTGACATGGCCTTCGTCGACCAGTTGCTTGAGCTTGCGCTTGCTGGTCACGGTGTAGTTCAGGTTGAGCCGGGAGAATTCGTACTGGCGCGGTTGCGCAGGTACCGGCAGGTTGGCCAGGAACCACTCGTAGAGCGGACGATGGTCTTCGAATTCCAGGGTGCAGATCGAATGGGTGATGCCCTCGATGGCGTCCGACTGACCGTGGGTGAAGTCGTAGCTCGGGTAGATGCACCACTTGTCGCCGGTCTGGTGGTGATGCGCATGGCGGATGCGGTACAGGATCGGATCGCGCAGGTTCATGTTCGGCGAACCCATGTCGATCTTCGCCCGCAGCGAACGGGCGCCGTCGGGGAACTCACCGGCCTTCATGCGGGCGAACAGGTCGAGGTTCTCCTCCACCGAACGGTCACGGTAAGGGCTGTTGCGGCCCGGCTCGGTGAGGGTGCCGCGGTATTCGCGCATTTCCTCGGGACCGAGGTCGCAGACGAACGCCTTGCCGGCCTTGATCAGCTCGATGGCCCAGGCATGCAACTGGTCGAAATAGTTGGAGGCATAGCAGACCTCGCCGGACCACTGGAAGCCCAGCCACTTGATGTCGGCCTCGATGGCATCGATGTACTCCTGGTCTTCCTTGGCCGGGTTGGTGTCATCGAAGCGCAGATGGCAATCGCCAGCGAATTCCTGGGCCAGGCCGAAGTTCAGGCAGATCGACTTGGCGTGGCCGATGTGCAGGTAACCGTTGGGCTCCGGGGGGAAACGGGTGACGATCTTCGCGTGCTTGCCGGCATCCAGGTCGGCTTGAACGATCTGGCGCAGGAAGTTCGGGGCGGCGGTGGTCTCTGGCTTGCTCATGGGATCCTTGGTCATGCTCTCGCCCGACCAGGGTAGGCCGGGCAAATCAAAGCGCTTATCATAGCCGAAGCTGTCAACCCCCTGACAGGCCTTCGATTTTCACGACAAAGCGGATTACCCACATGATCAAGCTGCATACCAACCATGGCGTCATCACCCTGAAGCTCGATGAAGAGAAAGCCCCGGAAACCGCGGCGAACTTCAAGGAGTACGTGAAAAGCGGCCACTACGACAACACCGTCTTCCACCGCGTGATCAACAACTTCATGATCCAGGGCGGCGGTTTCGAGCCGGGCATGAAGCAGAAGCCCACTCGCGCACCGATCAAGAACGAAGCCAACAACGGCCTGACCAACAAGGTCGGCAGCATCGCCATGGCTCGTACCATGGACCCGCATTCGGCCAGCGCGCAGTTCTTCATCAACGTCGCCGACAACGATTTCCTCAACCATACCGCCCCCACCACCCAGGGCTGGGGCTATGCCGTCTTCGGCGAAGTGGTCGAGGGCATGGACGTGGTCAACAAGATCAAGGGCGTGGCCACCACCATGCGCAGCGGCCACCAGGACGTGCCGGCCGAGGACGTGATCATCGAGAAGGCCGAAATCGTCGAAGAATGAAGCGATGAGCGTCCTGTTCATCTCGGACCTGCATCTCGAAGCGGAACGCCCGGACATCACCCGGGCGTTTCTGTCTTTCCTCGATGAGCGCGCCCGCCGGGCCGAGGCCCTGTACATCCTCGGCGACTTCTTCGAAGCCTGGATCGGCGACGACGGCATGGACGCCTTCCAGCGCTCCATCGCCCAGTCCCTGCGC containing:
- a CDS encoding peptidylprolyl isomerase, with translation MIKLHTNHGVITLKLDEEKAPETAANFKEYVKSGHYDNTVFHRVINNFMIQGGGFEPGMKQKPTRAPIKNEANNGLTNKVGSIAMARTMDPHSASAQFFINVADNDFLNHTAPTTQGWGYAVFGEVVEGMDVVNKIKGVATTMRSGHQDVPAEDVIIEKAEIVEE
- a CDS encoding glutamine--tRNA ligase/YqeY domain fusion protein, with protein sequence MSKPETTAAPNFLRQIVQADLDAGKHAKIVTRFPPEPNGYLHIGHAKSICLNFGLAQEFAGDCHLRFDDTNPAKEDQEYIDAIEADIKWLGFQWSGEVCYASNYFDQLHAWAIELIKAGKAFVCDLGPEEMREYRGTLTEPGRNSPYRDRSVEENLDLFARMKAGEFPDGARSLRAKIDMGSPNMNLRDPILYRIRHAHHHQTGDKWCIYPSYDFTHGQSDAIEGITHSICTLEFEDHRPLYEWFLANLPVPAQPRQYEFSRLNLNYTVTSKRKLKQLVDEGHVSGWDDPRMSTLSGYRRRGYTPESIRNFCEMIGVNRASGVVDIGMLEFSIRDHLDATAPRAMCVLKPLKVVITNYPEGQVENLELPRHPKEDMGVRVLPFGRELFIDAGDFEEVPPAGYKRLIPGGEVRLRGSYVIRADEAIKDADGNIVELRCSYDPDTLGKNPEGRKVKGVIHWVPAEGSVECEVRLYDRLFRSANPEKAEEGGSFLDNINADSLQVLTGCRAEPSLGQANPEDRFQFEREGYFVADLKDSRPGKPVFNRTVTLRDSWGQG
- the folD gene encoding bifunctional methylenetetrahydrofolate dehydrogenase/methenyltetrahydrofolate cyclohydrolase FolD: MTAQLIDGKAIAANLRQQIAQRVTERRQQGLRVPGLAVILVGTDPASQVYVAHKRKDCEEVGFLSQAYDLPAETSQDDLLALIDRLNDDPAIDGILVQLPLPAHLDASLLLERIHPDKDVDGFHPYNIGRLAQRMPLLRPCTPKGIMTLLASTGADLYGMDAVVVGASNIVGRPMALELLLGGCTVTVTHRFTRDLADHVSRADLVVVAAGKPGLVKGEWIKEGAIVIDVGINRQADGRLVGDVEYEVAAQRASWITPVPGGVGPMTRACLLENTLHAAEHLHD
- the cysS gene encoding cysteine--tRNA ligase, with translation MLQIYNTLSKTKEVFTPLVGNQVRMYVCGMTVYDYCHLGHGRSMVAFDVITRWLRHRGYDLTYVRNITDIDDKIINRANENGEPFDVLTERMIAAMHEDEARLNILKPDQEPRATDHIAGMHAMIQTLIDKGYAYAPGNGDVYYRVGKFAGYGKLSRRRVEDLRIGARIEPGEAKEDPLDFVLWKGAKPGEPSWSSPWGEGRPGWHIECSVMSTCCLGDSFDIHGGGNDLEFPHHENEIAQSEAATGKPYAKSWLHCGMITINGEKMSKSLGNFFTIREVLEKYHPEVVRYLLIASHYRSPINYSEENLREAKAALDRFYNALKGLPEAAPAEAAEYVERFAAAMDDDFNTAGACSVLFELAREVNRLRESDLSAAAALAARLKQLAGLLGVLQLEPEAFLQAGAEGKVDAAEVEALIQARLEARAAKNWAESDRIRDRLTAMGVVLEDGKGGTTWRLAD